In Holophagales bacterium, one DNA window encodes the following:
- the ftsH gene encoding ATP-dependent zinc metalloprotease FtsH, whose protein sequence is MVIFVVVIVLWNTFQAGRASRQELTYNEFREQVGKKQVAEAILRGTRVSGTFKGGAEHAEGTEFNTELPFVPTPDFIGELVAAGVQVRAEQPKENPLLTILVGWAPVLLLVGLWIFFMRQMQSGGNKAMSFGKSKAKLLSASSKKVTFKDVAGVEEAKEELQEIVEFLKDPQKFQKLGGKIPKGVLLMGPPGTGKTLLARAIAGEANVPFFSISGSDFVEMFVGVGASRVRDLFEQGKKNAPCIVFIDEIDAVGRHRGAGLGGGHDEREQTLNQLLVEMDGFETNEGVILISATNRPDVLDPALLRPGRFDRRVVVDRPDLNGRIGILKVHTKTTPLAEDVDLDTIARGTPGFAGADLANLVNEAALIAARRNKKRIEMADFEFAKDKIVMGTERKTLVLTEDEKRVTAFHEAGHALVAAFLPGHDPVHKVTIIPRGRALGVTMQLPTEDKYTYSRGHVTNQIAILMGGRVAEELTQKDITTGAGNDIERATALAKRMVCEWGMSQLGPLAFGGGEEPVFLGRDFAQRSDYSDDTALRIDREVQRIVQEGYESAKRILAERRAILDRLSEALLEKESIDGETVYRMIEEMTGLKLEPPRPVREAKPPGPAEPTLQADGGAPPLPAAAPPGDALPATRDVSATI, encoded by the coding sequence ATGGTCATCTTCGTGGTGGTCATCGTTCTCTGGAACACCTTCCAGGCCGGGCGGGCGAGCCGGCAGGAGCTCACGTACAACGAGTTCCGCGAACAGGTCGGCAAGAAGCAGGTTGCCGAGGCCATCCTGCGCGGCACGCGGGTGAGCGGGACCTTCAAGGGCGGCGCCGAGCACGCCGAGGGGACCGAGTTCAACACCGAGCTCCCCTTCGTACCCACCCCCGATTTCATCGGCGAGCTGGTCGCCGCCGGCGTGCAGGTGCGCGCCGAGCAGCCGAAGGAGAACCCGCTGCTCACCATCCTCGTGGGCTGGGCCCCGGTGCTGCTGCTCGTCGGGCTGTGGATCTTTTTTATGCGCCAGATGCAGTCCGGCGGCAACAAGGCGATGTCGTTCGGCAAGAGCAAGGCCAAGCTCCTCTCGGCCAGCTCGAAGAAGGTGACGTTCAAGGACGTCGCCGGGGTCGAGGAGGCGAAGGAGGAGCTGCAGGAGATCGTCGAGTTCCTCAAGGACCCGCAGAAGTTCCAGAAGCTCGGCGGCAAGATCCCGAAGGGTGTGCTGCTCATGGGCCCGCCGGGAACCGGCAAGACGCTCCTCGCGCGCGCCATCGCCGGCGAGGCCAACGTCCCGTTCTTCTCCATCTCCGGCTCCGACTTCGTCGAGATGTTCGTCGGTGTCGGCGCCAGCCGCGTGCGCGACCTCTTCGAACAGGGCAAGAAGAACGCCCCGTGTATCGTCTTCATCGACGAGATCGACGCCGTCGGCCGCCATCGCGGCGCCGGCCTCGGCGGCGGACACGACGAGCGTGAACAGACGCTCAACCAGTTGCTCGTCGAGATGGACGGCTTCGAGACGAACGAGGGCGTGATCCTCATCTCGGCCACCAACCGCCCCGACGTGCTCGACCCGGCACTGCTCCGTCCCGGCCGTTTCGACCGCCGCGTGGTGGTCGACCGGCCCGACCTCAACGGCCGCATCGGCATCCTCAAGGTCCACACCAAGACGACGCCGCTGGCCGAGGACGTCGATCTCGACACGATCGCTCGCGGCACCCCCGGATTTGCCGGCGCCGACCTCGCCAACCTGGTCAACGAGGCGGCGCTGATCGCGGCGCGGCGCAACAAGAAGCGGATCGAGATGGCCGACTTCGAGTTCGCCAAGGACAAGATCGTCATGGGCACCGAGCGCAAGACGCTCGTCCTGACCGAGGACGAGAAGCGCGTCACCGCCTTCCACGAGGCCGGGCACGCCCTGGTCGCCGCCTTCCTTCCCGGGCACGACCCGGTGCACAAGGTGACGATCATCCCGCGCGGCCGGGCGCTCGGCGTGACGATGCAACTGCCGACCGAGGACAAGTACACCTACTCGCGCGGACACGTGACGAATCAGATCGCCATTCTCATGGGCGGTCGCGTCGCCGAGGAGCTCACCCAGAAGGACATCACCACCGGGGCGGGCAACGACATCGAGCGCGCCACGGCGCTGGCCAAGCGCATGGTCTGCGAATGGGGGATGTCGCAGCTCGGCCCGCTCGCCTTCGGCGGCGGCGAAGAGCCGGTGTTCCTCGGTCGCGACTTCGCGCAGCGCTCCGACTACAGCGACGACACCGCCCTGCGCATCGACCGCGAGGTACAACGAATCGTCCAGGAGGGCTACGAGAGCGCCAAGCGGATCCTCGCCGAGCGGCGCGCCATTCTCGACCGCCTCTCCGAGGCGTTGCTCGAGAAGGAGTCGATCGACGGCGAGACGGTCTACCGGATGATCGAGGAGATGACCGGCCTCAAGCTCGAGCCGCCGCGCCCGGTGCGCGAGGCCAAGCCCCCGGGCCCGGCAGAGCCGACCCTCCAGGCCGACGGCGGAGCTCCCCCGCTCCCCGCCGCGGCGCCTCCGGGTGACGCCCTCCCGGCGACGCGCGACGTCAGCGCCACGATCTGA